The segment CTTTTAAAACCCCATTTGTACCCTGGTTTCCTGCAATAGGCGCTATCATTTGTCTGACAGAGATGATATTTTTGCCTTTCGATACCTGGATGAGGCTTATTGTATGGATGCTTATAGGATTTATAATTTATTTTACCTACAGCATGAAGCACAGTAAGGTAAACAACGACATTAAAAACTAAGTTTAAGGCCTAGGCTTTCAGCTGATTGTAAGAGATAAGGTCAATATCATTTTCAACCAGGTAGGATAACCAGTTCTCGTTTAACCAGAATTCGTATTCCGCTTTACGGTTGAGGTATGATCCTTCCCTGTTGTTTATTGCAGGGTGGGTCATAAATTCGACAATCGAATATTTATTAAACGCCTGATCTATAGCTTCTTTAAATATGCTCATGTTGGCTTCCGCCTTTTCGGAGAAAGTGGAAATCAGCGCCTGAGGCTTAATGAATGTGTTGAGGTTTGATGCGGTTAACATGGAAAATGCACGGACAATGGCCATTTTCTTGTTGTGCCAGTCCGTGACTTTGCAATTTCTGGTTTTTTTAATCTCCGTATCTTTTAAAATTTCAGTTATCATAGGTCCGATAAAGGGGCACTGAAGCACATGTTTATGGCTGTCGGCATGGGATATCGGTACATTCATAGCTATGAGAAAGTTGAGTTGGGCAAGAATTTCATTTTCCAATTCTTCCTTATCAACCCCGCCTATAGCAGCACGGATAAGCAATTTGGGCAAGGACAGGAAATTTCCGTCTTCACCAATAAGGGTTTGTACCTGCGGGAGAGGAGATACAGGTTCGCCACTGAGCAGGTTTATATGAAAACCTATGGAAATGTTATTATTCAAAAGTAATGACGCAACCGATTTATAATCAACAAAATTAGCCATTATGGAAGTGGAGGTGATTTTGCCTCTTCTGGCTAAAGTGAGAATCCCTTCGGTGGCGTCCTTATCCCATCCAAAATCGTCAGCATTGATGATCAAATGTTTTTTCATCACTGTATTTTCTCCCTTTTTATTTACCTTTTCGGTTTGAACTTTAATTTACTACCGGATTATAATTGTTGGTTTATTCCTGTTTTTTTACGGATTACAAAAGGACTGTGTTTCCCCTGGACATAATAATTGTGAATACCTATTTCTGCAATCAGGCCAAAACTAATCAGAATTAAACCAACTAAAATAAGGGCGATTGAAAAAAGAAATTCAGCCACATAATCCACCCGCAGGTTAAAATGTAAAAAGATGCTTCCAAAAAGGTAATAACCATTGAAAATTGCCCCAATCAGGAATATAATTCCTCCAACTACCCCAAATAACCTGAAGGGCTTATTGATGTAGGAAATAAAAAATTTCAAAAAAACGAGATCTATAATGACTGCAAACATTTTGCTAAGGTGATAGTTGCTTTTTCCTGCATGACGGGTTTTAATTTCAATGGGTATTTCTTTAACCCTGATTCCTTTCCGGGCAACCATTGCGCCCAAAAAGCGGTGCGAATCGCCTAAAAGGTTGGCATTTTTCAAAAGATAACTCCTGTATGCCTTAAATGTAGCTCCGAAGTAACTAAGTTGAACGCCTGAAATTCTACAGATTATGTGATGGGCAATATTGGCGATGAAACTTTTAAATATCCCGTCAGGCCTTTTGGCTTTGGCACCGCCCACCATCTCGTATCCTTCTTCAATATTTTTCAGTAATTCGGGAATATAAACCGGGTCATGCTGCATGTCGCCATCCATGGCAATGACCACATCCCCTTTGGCCTGTTCAAATCCGGCCCTTAGGGCAATTGTTTGTCCGTAGTTGCCTGCAAGGTCTATGCCTTTAAGTTCCGGCTTTCTTGCAGACATATTTTCAATAACATCCCAGGTGTTATCCATACTTCCATCATTTACAAAAATCACCTCATAAGCATAGTTCAAAGAATCCATAACCTGAATTATTTTTTCTGCCAGAAGTTTGGTGTTACCTTCTTCGTTATAACTGGGAACAACTATAGATACAAATTTGATGGTGTATGACATTTTTAGTAAATTTATTATGAGATGTTAAATGAGGTTCATTTTCAGAAATTTTTGGAATAAAATATTTTCCTTTGCAAAAATATAGATTAGAAAATTTGATTACAAAAAAAAAAATAAAAATGGAATTTCACTTTACTCCATCTGAGCGGTTAAAAAAGATATTAAAGGTCATTGTTAAAGTAATTATTTCATCTATAGCTTTATACATTGTTCTAAAAAATATAGACCTGAAAAGAACCAAAATCATTCTTAGTCAGTCAAATATGTTATGGCTTTTGTTCGCCTTGATATTTTTTAATTTCAGTCAGATGATTAGTTCTTTCAGGCTGAATTATTTTTTTAAAGCCATAGGTCTTTCTTTAAGTTCAAATTATAACATGAAATTGTATTATGTCGGGATGTTTTATAATTTGTTTCTTCCCGGTGGAATTGGGGGGGACGGGTACAAGGTATACTTGCTGAATAAACATCATAAAACACCGGTCAAAGATCTGATTTGGGCCAGTTTGCTTGACCGTGGAACCGGCCTGGTCTCATTGATTATCCTGGCATTGATTGCATTGATTTTCAGCAGGGCTTACCTGGCGATGGCCGGTTTCCGTTACCTGGTTTACGTTGCCCTGGTATTTATCCTTCCGGTTTATTATCTCTTCGTAAAAATTGCATTTCCAAAGTTTGTGGGTGTATTCAAAAACACCAATTTCCTGGCATTGGTGGTCAATACGGTTGAAACGGTTGGCATGATTGCCATTTTGCTGGCTTTGCATGTTCATGCGCAATACAGCGATTATCTGGTGCTCTTTTTTATAGCAGATATTGCAGCGGTCATTCCTTTTACCATTGGGGGAGTAGGAGCCAGGGAACTGATATTTTTGCTGGGTTGCAAGTACCTCAGCATTGACGTCAACACCGGCGTAGCCTTCAGCCTTATCTTTTTCCTGATTACTGCCCTTAGTTCATTCACCGGCGCTTTTTTAAATGTTCAGGAAAGCGAAAATAACTAACGGCAGTCAGGATGATATTTGACCAAAGAGACGGTCTGGTGTTTTTTCCTGATTAAGACATCAAAATAATGGGTATATTGATTCTTATATGCTTTATAGGGATCGTGTATCAGGGTATAGCCGTCACTTTGGCGTTTTTTCCATTCCAAGGCCTGCATCCGTTCCCGGGTAAAATAAAAGAGGGTAGATTCATCAATATCTTCATAAGACATATATAACCTGTCATTTTTTGTCTGCCTGGCAACCTGAACCGCATTTTCTTTGCAGATAATCTCCGGTGCCTCGGCCTGCCTTACCGGCAGAATAAACCAGTTAAATCCTATGCGGACTACCAGTAAAAGAATTGCCAGAATGGCCAGTCTGAATTTTTTTGTTTTGAAAAACAGCCATAATAGGGAAGCAGAAAAAATTAAAAGAATGATGCTTGCCGGAATGGCATAACCTACCTTGCGTGTAGAAGGCACAAATGGATAGGCTGCTTGAGCTAAGGTTAATATTACTGCCGTAATGATCAGCAGTACATTTAATATTTTATAATTCAAGGTATTATTTTTCTCGTGTTCATCGAATAAGTAGAAAAGCACGGTAAATAAAAGCGGAATGAGCATAAAGAGGTAACGCGGATAAGTATCAGGCGAAATCCAGTATATCAAAATATTGGCCAGGAAGATCAGGGAGCAATACAAGATAAATGGATCAGATTTGATCCGTTTCCATACATT is part of the Bacteroidota bacterium genome and harbors:
- a CDS encoding lysylphosphatidylglycerol synthase transmembrane domain-containing protein codes for the protein MEFHFTPSERLKKILKVIVKVIISSIALYIVLKNIDLKRTKIILSQSNMLWLLFALIFFNFSQMISSFRLNYFFKAIGLSLSSNYNMKLYYVGMFYNLFLPGGIGGDGYKVYLLNKHHKTPVKDLIWASLLDRGTGLVSLIILALIALIFSRAYLAMAGFRYLVYVALVFILPVYYLFVKIAFPKFVGVFKNTNFLALVVNTVETVGMIAILLALHVHAQYSDYLVLFFIADIAAVIPFTIGGVGARELIFLLGCKYLSIDVNTGVAFSLIFFLITALSSFTGAFLNVQESENN
- a CDS encoding glycosyltransferase family 2 protein, coding for MSYTIKFVSIVVPSYNEEGNTKLLAEKIIQVMDSLNYAYEVIFVNDGSMDNTWDVIENMSARKPELKGIDLAGNYGQTIALRAGFEQAKGDVVIAMDGDMQHDPVYIPELLKNIEEGYEMVGGAKAKRPDGIFKSFIANIAHHIICRISGVQLSYFGATFKAYRSYLLKNANLLGDSHRFLGAMVARKGIRVKEIPIEIKTRHAGKSNYHLSKMFAVIIDLVFLKFFISYINKPFRLFGVVGGIIFLIGAIFNGYYLFGSIFLHFNLRVDYVAEFLFSIALILVGLILISFGLIAEIGIHNYYVQGKHSPFVIRKKTGINQQL
- a CDS encoding ChbG/HpnK family deacetylase, which gives rise to MKKHLIINADDFGWDKDATEGILTLARRGKITSTSIMANFVDYKSVASLLLNNNISIGFHINLLSGEPVSPLPQVQTLIGEDGNFLSLPKLLIRAAIGGVDKEELENEILAQLNFLIAMNVPISHADSHKHVLQCPFIGPMITEILKDTEIKKTRNCKVTDWHNKKMAIVRAFSMLTASNLNTFIKPQALISTFSEKAEANMSIFKEAIDQAFNKYSIVEFMTHPAINNREGSYLNRKAEYEFWLNENWLSYLVENDIDLISYNQLKA